From the genome of Ziziphus jujuba cultivar Dongzao chromosome 6, ASM3175591v1, one region includes:
- the LOC107416397 gene encoding MND1-interacting protein 1: MGCTVREKHIRTNRRPRSVKPEIDPSSFLDRGSIPKSILESGLKPLSHHLGPNEPTQNPNNSNPNPVSNPNPNSNYDDSGWGYCTEEQLEEILFKNLEFLYNEAISKLVQLGYDEDVALKAILRNGHCYGGMDVLTNILHNSLAYLNSSCGSSNGNSDESEPSFADLRQLEEYSLAGMVCLLQQVRPHLSKGDAMWCLLMSDLHVGRASSMEIPVLPSLGNAGSVSSPVESVSNGNHSVGVVTPPLCRFHSGWGFGNGGGSEFPVPGLFSYGAEVTLQRDIECPKRFNLSPSMKSLLKRNVAMFAAGFRANSKQLQPQAVQACPSTLTSGDASVGAGVEVSVDQCEESQSSKNQEVVNSVLNKFRDLNLDENLELVAEDQKDEVIVTLLHQIKDLEKQVKERKEWAHQKAMQAARKLSHDLTELKMLRMEREETQRLKKGKQTLEDTTMKRLSEMENALKKASGQVDRANAAVRRLETENAEIRAEMEASKLSAAESVTTCLEVAKREKKCLKKLLAWERQKSRLQEEIAEEKEKISELQQNLTKIKQDQKEAELKWRQEVKAKELALTQVEEERRCKEAAEASNKRKLETLRLKIEIDFQRHKDDLQRLEQELSRLKASTQFTELHNPPSTLSTGNFEGAKPQGETIARLLRELDNLEDSSEKEVNSDRECIICMKDEVSIVFLPCAHQVLCASCSDDFGKKGRATCPCCRVPIEQRIRVYGASS, translated from the exons atgggttGCACTGTAAGGGAGAAGCATATCCGTACAAATCGGAGACCCCGATCGGTGAAACCAGAAATTGATCCAAGTTCTTTCTTAGACAGAGGATCAATCCCCAAATCCATACTCGAATCGGGTCTCAAACCGTTGAGTCACCATCTGGGTCCTAACGAACCGACCCAGAATCCTAATAATTCCAATCCAAACCCAGTTTCTAATCCCAACCCTAATTCCAATTACGATGATAGCGGTTGGGGTTATTGCACTGAAGAACAGTTGGAGGAGATTCTGTTTAAAAACTTGGAATTCTTGTACAATGAAGCTATATCTAAGCTTGTACAATTGGGTTATGATGAGGATGTTGCGCTTAAAGCTATTTTGAGGAATGGCCATTGCTATGGAGGAATGGATGTTTTAACAAACATATTGCATAACTCTTTGGCATATTTGAATAGTAGTTGTGGTAGTAGTAATGGGAATTCTGATGAGTCTGAGCCCAGTTTCGCTGATTTGAGGCAGTTGGAGGAGTATTCACTTGCGGGTATGGTGTGTTTGTTGCAACAGGTTAGGCCACATTTGAGTAAAGGTGATGCCATGTGGTGTCTGCTAATGAGTGATCTCCATGTGGGTCGTGCTAGTAGTATGGAAATTCCGGTTCTTCCTTCGTTGGGTAATGCCGGTAGTGTATCTAGTCCCGTTGAGAGTGTTAGTAATGGTAACCATTCGGTTGGTGTTGTAACCCCTCCCCTTTGTAGGTTTCATAGTGGCTGGGGTTTTGGAAATGGTGGAGGTTCTGAATTTCCTGTTCCTGGCCTTTTCTCTTATGGTGCTGAGGTTACTTTGCAAAGAGACATTGAGTGTCCAAAGAGGTTTAATCTCTCTCCTTCAATGAAGTCCTTGTTGAAAAGGAATGTTGCGATGTTTGCTGCTGGTTTCCGAGCAAACTCAAAGCAGTTACAGCCACAGGCAGTTCAAGCTTGCCCTAGTACTCTGACGAGTGGGGATGCCTCGGTTGGCGCTGGTGTGGAAGTTTCTGTCGATCAGTGTGAGGAGTCTCAAAGTTCAAAGAACCAGGAGGTTGTTAACTCGGTATTGAACAAATTTCGTGATTTGAATCTTGATGAAAATTTAGAGCTTGTGGCTGAAGATCAGAAGGATGAAGTTATAGTAACTCTCCTTCATCAGATCAAAGATCTGGAGAAACAAGTAAAGGAGCGGAAAGAGTGGGCTCACCAGAAGGCAATGCAAGCTGCAAGAAAGCTTAGTCATGATCTAACAGAGCTTAAAATGCTGAGGATGGAAAGAGAGGAGACTCAAAGGttgaagaaaggaaaacaaactcTTGAGGATACAACTATGAAGAGACTTTCAGAGATGGAGAATGCTCTAAAAAAGGCCAGTGGTCAGGTGGACAGGGCAAATGCTGCTGTAAGACGCCTTGAGACTGAGAATGCAGAAATCAGAGCAGAGATGGAGGCTTCTAAATTAAGTGCAGCAGAGTCTGTTACAACTTGTTTGGAGGTtgcaaagagagagaagaagtgCCTGAAGAAGCTTTTAGCTTGGGAAAGGCAGAAGAGTAGGTTGCAGGAGGAGATTGctgaagagaaagagaagatttCAGAGCTGCAACAGAACTTGACTAAGATCAAGCAGGATCAGAAAGAAGCTGAG TTAAAGTGGAGACAGGAGGTGAAGGCGAAAGAGCTAGCCCTGACCCAAGTTGAAGAGGAAAGACGTTGCAAGGAAGCAGCTGAGGCTAGTAATAAAAGAAAGCTCGAGACCTTACGCCTAAAGATAGAGATAGATTTTCAGCGCCACAAGGATGATCTCCAAAGGCTTGAACAAGAACTTTCACGTCTAAAAGCATCGACTCAGTTTACTGAATTGCATAATCCACCAAGTACTTTGTCCACTGGAAACTTTGAGGGGGCAAAGCCTCAAGGAGAAACAATTGCGAGGCTGCTTCGAGAATTAGATAATCTGGAGGATTCTTCTGAGAAAGAAGTGAATTCTGATAGGGAATGCATAATATGTATGAAAGACGAAGTCTCGATTGTCTTCTTGCCATGTGCTCATCAAGTTCTGTGTGCGAGCTGCAGTGATGATTTTGGGAAGAAGGGTAGAGCTACATGTCCATGTTGCCGGGTTCCAATTGAACAGAGAATTCGTGTTTATGGTGCAAGTTCGTAA
- the LOC107403599 gene encoding plant intracellular Ras-group-related LRR protein 5 — protein MAVKREEDPPPQPLAVAEAVGEIMMTYKSLPPRPIIEEVEAAMSVLKTVNTEEEMKLEEISKQKVPQDVPEELFSVLQQVRKASVQFHSYEQKKEAVYLVELDKKFQTFDDLIQRASALVSGDDTQNQKLVNYGDPVEKIGREIVIIDERLGKNREEEKPETHGLKGLGMSASMKSSFYSVVEEDSEKLSLMKVAALIENTAKSGAVVLDLKGKLKDQTEWLPQSLGKLSDVVELDLSENRIMALPPTMSGLKALMKLHIHSNQVINLPESFGELSNLTDLDLHANRLRSLPPSFGNLTKLINLNLSSNEFTHLPDIIGNLTNLKRLNVDTNELEDLPYTIGSCTSLLELNLDFNQLKALPEAIGKLEYLEILTLHYNRIKGLPTTIGNLTRLKELDVTFNELEYIPENLCFATSLKKLNVGKNFADLRALPRSIGNLEMLEEVDISDNQIRTLPESFKLLSKLRIFRADETPLEVPPRQVIKLGAQAVVQYMANPDSFANADTKSEPSKKKGLFLWFCQLFCSTGRKSTRNT, from the exons ATGGCTGTGAAACGAGAAGAGGACCCACCACCACAACCTCTTGCAGTTGCAGAAGCAGTAGGAGAGATCATGATGACCTATAAATCACTCCCACCAAGACCCATCATTGAAGAGGTTGAAGCAGCCATGTCTGTGCTCAAAACAGTCAACACTGAGGAAGAGATGAAACTCGAAGAGATATCAAAGCAAAAGGTTCCTCAAGATGTTCCCGAGGAGCTGTTCTCTGTGCTTCAACAGGTTAGGAAAGCTTCTGTTCAGTTCCATAGCTATGAACAAAAGAAGGAGGCCGTTTACCTTGTTGAACTGGATAAGAAGTTTCAGACCTTCGATGATCTTATCCAGAGAGCTTCTGCTTTGGTTTCTGGGGATGATACCCAGAATCAGAAACTTGTTAATTATGGTGACCCAGTTGAGAAAATTGGGAGAGAGATTGTAATCATCGATGAAAGATTGGGGAAGAACAGagaagaggaaaaaccagaGACCCATGGTTTAAAGGGTTTGGGAATGAGTGCTTCCATGAAATCTTCTTTCTATTCAG TGGTTGAAGAAGACTCTGAGAAGTTAAGTCTAATGAAAGTGGCTGCTCTGATTGAAAACACTGCCAAAAGTGGAGCAGTAGTTCTTGATCTTAAAGGGAAATTGAAGGATCAAACGGAATGGCTTCCTCAATCACTAGGGAAATTATCAGATGTCGTTGAATTGGACTTGTCTGAAAACCGAATCATGGCCCTTCCACCTACAATGAGTGGTCTCAAAGCCTTAATGAAGCTTCACATCCATTCAAATCAAGTTATTAATCTGCCTGAATCATTTGGTGAGTTGAGCAATCTCACTGATCTTGACCTCCATGCCAACAGGTTAAGGTCACTCCCACCTTCGTTTGGGAACTTGACGAAACTCATCAATCTCAATCTGAGCTCGAATGAGTTCACCCATTTGCCTGACATAATTGGAAACTTGACAAATTTGAAGAGATTGAATGTGGACACAAATGAACTTGAAGACTTACCTTACACTATTGGAAGTTGCACATCACTATTAGAGctaaatttggattttaatcaACTAAAAGCTCTTCCAGAGGCAATTGGAAAGCTTGAATACTTGGAGATTCTCACTCTTCACTATAACAGGATCAAAGGGTTGCCGACGACTATAGGAAATCTTACCCGCTTGAAAGAGCTCGATGTTACCTTCAATGAACTCGAATACATACCAGAGAACCTTTGCTTTGCAACAAGCCTCAAGAAATTGAATGTGGGGAAGAATTTTGCAGATCTAAGAGCCTTGCCACGGTCCATTGGCAATCTCGAGATGCTTGAAGAGGTGGATATAAGTGACAATCAGATTAGAACTTTACCAGAATCTTTCAAGCTCTTGTCAAAATTGAGAATTTTCCGTGCAGACGAGACACCTTTGGAAGTTCCACCAAGGCAAGTCATTAAACTTGGTGCTCAG GCAGTGGTTCAGTACATGGCCAATCCTGATTCCTTTGCTAATGCGGACACCAAATCTGAGCCTTCAAAAAAGAAGGGTCTCTTCTTATGGTTTTGCCAATTATTTTGCTCCACTGGAAGGAAGTCAACCAGGAACACATAG